The Theileria annulata chromosome 3, complete sequence, *** SEQUENCING IN PROGRESS *** genome has a segment encoding these proteins:
- a CDS encoding DNA mismatch repair protein, putative (note;~Tap-24g11.q1c.cand.204 - score = 28.31): protein MSLQSLDHQHSCISRSFQVINGISCVIRELVENAIDAHSTNIGFFIIFIQFLEIKLYNAGVDLIKVTDNGTGISEINFDNLGSKHSTSKIRKFEDLFTSLTTFGFRGEALYSMCNLSNVEIETRTPNSDNGWLLKFDSLGNIINKSPIASNIGTCVKVRELFGEYPVRRKLLVKNSKSQISKSVSQIQQYALINPHISFNFTTVTNNKKFSNIFATSGSKDEIRGVVEEIFEGLVSNPYNERGYREMEYFYINKRPITKVQKFKNAISAIFSHFSSRAKPSFILNLTMNCDNVDVNISPDKRSAYIYSEDYIIRTFKENLYEILKPKTNLLQINSEILTQFISNSINIKQEKRQLDTIDTNSIKKQTITHTNGDTNEEHISDTMSTGMVTDSMGINAITDTVDNTITTDTSAITYGALNLPEILDTKDTTRAITNSTVNIPTTTSISTKSISTDIITTESFSTENISNRISTNSITDCMSDSITDYMSDSITNCMSDGINLDRINTLEEYLELVEDECCSSISRRIKICERRLFERNMKKLLPEESIMKCKLTNEDLMEHNFLNPQVFEKMELIGQFNKSFIITKLTFPDIKTKYNFSLYVIDQHAADEKAKYHVTVLAQAAPITIISIQLFSSLSGSTLHSYRISSLSRGYWLVIYPLRGLINMSEINRIDTIFNTSKFFKINNVQVAENSMNVLLSNGFDIKVCREKEFLVFNDGDVCMSSVLTEKIGRGVYVNTLPQILGKVLGEDDFIDFLNELSTIDYIENNQQSDYIWGLGNIPRPHKIWSILASKACKSSVRAGDGLTNGQMKNIIKKMGTLIHPWNCPHGRPSIKCLVSHQQLQELLSN from the exons ATGAGTTTACAATCATTAGATCATCAACATTCTTGTATTTCAAGATCATTTCAAGTAATTAATGGTATTAGTTGTGTTATTAGAGAATTAGTTGAAAATGCTATTGATGCACATTCTACTAATATAGgtttttttattatttttatccaatttttagaaattaaattatataatgctggtgttgatttaattaaagTTACTGATAATGGTACTGGAATTTCCGAAATCAATTTCGATAATCTAG gATCAAAACATTCAACATCgaaaataagaaaatttgAAGATTTATTTACAAGTTTGACAACATTTGGTTTTCGt GGCGAGGCTTTATATTCCATGTGTAATCTTAGTAATGTAGAAATTGAGACTAGGACTCCCAATAGTGATAATGGTTGgcttttaaaatttgattcattaggaaatattattaacaaatcTCCTATAGCTTCTAAT ATAGGAACATGTGTGAAGGTTAGAGAATTGTTTGGTGAATATCCAGTACGTAGAAAGTTATTAGTGAAGAATTCAAAGAGTcaaatttcaaaatcaGTTTCTCAAATTCAACAATATGCTTTAATTAATCCTCATATAAGTTTCAATTTTACTACTGTGACTAATAATAAGAAATTCTCGAATATTTTTGCTACTTCCGGTTCTAAAGATGAAATTCGAGGTGTAGTAGAAGAAATCTTTG AAGGTTTAGTAAGTAATCCTTATAATGAAAGAGGATATAGAGAAATggaatatttttatataaacaagAGACCAATAACAAAGGTACAAAAGTTCAAAAATGCCATTTCGGCTATTTTTAGTCATTTCTCAAGTAGAGCTAAACCTTCATTCATACTCAATCTCACTATGAATTGTGATAATGTCGATGTTAATATCTCACCAGATAAACGTTCTGCATATATCTATTCTGAAGATTATATTATTCGTACATTTAAA gaaaatttatatgaAATATTGAAACCAAAGACgaatttattacaaataaattctGAAATTTTAACTCAATTCATTTCcaattctattaatattaaacaagAAAAACGTCAATTAGATACAATTGATACTAATTCCATTAAAAAACAGACTATAACACATACTAATGGAGATACCAATGAAGAACATATTAGTGATACTATGAGTACTGGTATGGTGACTGATTCTATGGGTATTAATGCTATTACTGATACTGTGGATAATACTATAACTACTGATACTAGTGCTATTACTTATGGCGCTTTAAATTTACCTGAGATACTAGATACCAAGGATACTACTAGGGCtattactaatagtactgtAAATATACCTACTACTACGAGTATCAGTACTAAGAGTATTAGTACTGACATTATTACTACTGAATCTTTTAGTACTGAGAACATTAGTAATCGTAttagtactaatagtatTACTGACTGTATGAGTGATAGTATTACTGACTATATGAGTGATAGTATTACTAACTGTATGAGTGATGGTATAAATTTGGATAGAATAAATACTTTAGAAGAATATTTAGAGTTAGTAGAAGATGAATGTTGTTCATCAATATCAAGACGTATAAAGATATGTGAAAGACGTTTATTTGAGCGTAATatgaagaaattattaCCAGAAGAATCTATTATGAAAtgtaaattaactaatgaAGATTTGATGGAACATAACTTTTTAAATCCTCAAGTCTTTGAGAAAATGGAACTCATTGgacaatttaataaaagtTTCATTATTACAAAGTTGACATTTCCtgatattaaaacaaaatataatttttcattatatgTTATTGATCAACATGCTGCTGACGAAAAGGCTAAGTATcacgttacggtgcttgctcaaGCAGCTCCAATTAccattatta GtatacagttatttagctccctttccgggagtacactccatagctatagaattagctccctttcccgggGTTA TtggttagttatataccccttacggggaTTA ATTAATATGTCCgaaattaatagaattgaCACCATTTTTAACACAagtaaattttttaaaattaataatgttcAGGTAGCAGAAAATAGTATGaatgtattattatcaaatggATTTGATATTAAAGTATGTAGAGAGAAGGAATTTTTAGTATTTAATGATGGAGACGTATGTATGTCAAGTGTATTAACAGAGAAAATTGGACGTGGTGTATATGTAAATACTTTGCCACAAATTCTAGGTAAAGTACTTGGTGAAGATGATTTCATTGATTTCCTTAATGAACTTTCTACAATTGATTATATCGAAAATAATCAACAATCTGATTATATTTGGGGATTAGGAAATATACCAAGACCACATAAAATCTGGTCAATACTAGCTTCAAA AGCATGTAAATCATCAGTTAGAGCTGGTGATGGATTAACAAATGGacaaatgaaaaatataataaagaaaatggGAACATTAATACATCCATGGAATTGTCCACATGGAAGACCATCAATCAAATGCCTTGTAT